In Aegilops tauschii subsp. strangulata cultivar AL8/78 chromosome 3, Aet v6.0, whole genome shotgun sequence, one genomic interval encodes:
- the LOC109757125 gene encoding uncharacterized protein: MDAKKFLQMVEDKKKRLLEKKEAPLKWQQKLEAAIKATEEKEKKLKSKKHRRRSYSSSESDSESESDSDRKHRKRKDRKRHRKHGHSDSDGARRCKHRSKRRSSDSSDESDSDEYDSESEEERPRKKHSHRRKHHRHSPRSESDASDYSSDDDDRRSTRKDHTRSRRRRHRSSDDESEDKIRLRHRKRHRSSDEDKPLDSDIHKRHRSRSMSLDDGAAGEPDKMNDGKGSHKSRHHRRHHHHDHHGNSAEPSDGKQLV; the protein is encoded by the coding sequence ATGGATGCCAAGAAGTTCCTGCAGATGGTCGAAGACAAGAAGAAGAGACTCCTTGAGAAGAAGGAAGCCCCACTGAAATGGCAGCAGAAACTGGAAGCGGCAATTAAGGCCACTGAAGAGAAGGAGAAGAAGCTCAAGTCAAAAAAGCACAGGAGGCGAAGCTATTCTTCCTCAGAGTCTGACAGTGAATCCGAGAGCGACAGTGATCGGAAACACAGGAAGAGGAAGGACCGCAAAAGGCACAGGAAACATGGCCACTCTGACTCTGATGGTGCCAGGAGGTGCAAGCACAGGTCAAAGAGGAGGAGCTCGGACTCTAGCGACGAGAGCGACAGTGATGAATATGATAGCGAATCTGAAGAAGAGCGCCCAAGGAAGAAGCACTCGCACAGGAGGAAGCATCACCGACACTCTCCAAGGTCAGAGTCTGATGCTTCAGATTacagcagcgatgatgatgaccGGAGATCAACCAGGAAGGACCACACAAGGAGCCGCAGGCGTCGCCACCGATCATCAGACGATGAATCTGAGGACAAGATCAGGTTGAGGCATAGGAAGCGTCACAGATCAAGTGACGAGGACAAGCCATTAGATTCTGACATCCATAAGCGTCACAGGAGCCGCTCTATGTCCTTGGATGATGGTGCTGCTGGTGAGCCAGACAAGATGAATGATGGTAAGGGGTCTCACAAAagccgccaccaccgccgccaccaccatcatgatcaccatggCAACTCTGCTGAACCCAGTGACGGGAAGCAACTCGTGTAA